From the Solea senegalensis isolate Sse05_10M linkage group LG16, IFAPA_SoseM_1, whole genome shotgun sequence genome, one window contains:
- the mns1 gene encoding meiosis-specific nuclear structural protein 1 has translation MSRNWTHSQQQERIRSQRQRQEQRRQQDAQRVDRERQLLACLREEDSFERRRSLRQVQEQLRDRHIESTVLKAEEDRINRAKQLEQEERMAKELARINFEKQREEKTRQQIVENSFELRELRSKLNSAYMNKERAAQMAEKEAMRFETMREEADLARKMKSEHERGYIEQQMLEQKCHQERAQYQKELEHQLLEKERKKQEAYEEFLKEKLLVDEIVRKIYEEDQMERQLKLEKVRATKQHIEEFKRQQDEWRRMEQERMEAENRRIMEFVKRQQLVEESRMAKMREREKAKEQLQTMLSKKIEEEKKQREEMERVLEELYLEEQEEANRMREIEAMEKKIRQRLRMQQDCREQMVFKEMQRQAEKEEEEAFRKSMMAKFAEDDRIEQMNAQKRRMKQLEHRREVEKLIEGRRRQRQADMELEAREREIEQEREALRRQIIEDERQQLLKRHATHLLGYMPKGLLHEDDLEHFDEEFRKKFKARQDAIFSEDSWDDDDVRLK, from the exons ATG AGCCGTAACTGGACGCACAGCCAGCAGCAGGAGAGAATCCGCTCCCAGCGGCAGCGTCAGGAGCAGCGGAGGCAGCAGGACGCCCAGCGTGTGGACAGAGAGCGACAGCTGCTGGCCTGTCTGCGGGAGGAGGACAGCtttgagaggaggagaagcctGCGTcaggtgcaggagcagctcagaGACAGGCACATAGAGAGCACTGTGCTCAAG GCCGAGGAAGACAGAATAAACAGAGCAAAGCAACTTGAACAGGAAGAGAGAATGGCTAAAGAGCTCGCCCGCATCAACTTTGAAAagcaaagagaagagaaaacaaggcAACAAATCGTAGAgaacag CTTCGAGCTTCGAGAATTGAGGTCAAAGCTGAATTCTGCTTATATGAACAAGGAAAGAGCGGCACAGATGGCAGAAAAGGAAGCTATGAGGTTTGAGACAATG CGCGAGGAGGCAGACCTTGCTCGTAAAATGAAGAGCGAACATGAGCGAGGGTACATTGAGCAGCAGATGCTGGAGCAGAAATGCCACCAGGAGAGGGCGCAGTATCAAAAGGAACTGGAACACCAGCTCCTGGAGAAGGAGCGTAAGAAACAAGAAGCCTACGAAGAGTTCCTCAAAGAGAAGCTCCTGGTGGATGAGATTGTGAGGAAGATTTACGAGGAGGATCAAAT GGAGAGACAGTTGAAATTGGAGAAGGTCAGAGCCACAAAACAGCACATTGAAGAATTCAAGAGACAGCAGGACGAGTGGAGACGCATGGAGCAGGAAAGGATGGAGGCTGAGAACAGACGCATCATGGAGTTTGTGAAGCGCCAGCAGCTTGTGGAGGAGAGCAGAATGGCcaagatgagagagagggaaaaagccAAGGAGCAGCTTCAGACAATG CTATCTAAAAAGatagaagaggagaaaaagcaGCGTGAGGAGATGGAGCGAGTCCTGGAGGAACTTTATttagaagaacaagaagaagccAACAGGATGAGAGAAATT GAAGCGATGGAGAAGAAAATCAGGCAGAGGCTGAGGATGCAGCAGGACTGTCGCGAGCAGATGGTTTTCAAAGAGATGCAGAGgcaggcagagaaagaggaggaggaggccttcAGGAAATCAATGATGGCTAAGTTTGCAGAGGATGATCGGATAGAGCAGATGAATGCCCAGAAAAGGCGCATGAAGCAACTTGAGCACAGACGTGAAGTGGAAAAACTGATCGAGGGGAGGAGACGGCAGCGTCAGGCTGACATG GAACTGGAGGCTCGAGAAAGAGAGATTGAGCAGGAGAGGGAGGCACTGCGGAGACAGATAATTGAAGATGAGAGGCAGCAACTTCTGAAACGTCACGCTACACACCTCCTTGGGTACATGCCGAAG GGCCTGCTCCATGAGGATGACCTGGAGCATTTTGATGAAGAATTCAGAAAAAAGTTTAAAGCACGTCAGGATGCCATCTTCTCTGAGGACAGctgggatgatgatgatgtaaggTTGAAGTAA